The Candidatus Omnitrophota bacterium genome contains the following window.
AGCACCATTTCGTTATCTACATAAAAATACCTGTACAGCTTTACATAGGCTAAGGGAAGGCGTTGCGTAAAAACAATACACAATCTGTCCGGTAAGAGCCTGACCAGGCTGATTTTTTTATAGTCCGGGTATAGTTCTGAAATATACCTTGATTCCTTCCTTAAGTCAAGGTTAAAGATATTCCGGCCTATCAGATAAGAAAAATCAAAATTTCCTTCCGATTTATTAAAAACAACCTCTTTTATTTTAAAATAGTCCAAAGACTTTAAAGTCGCGGCGAGGTAACTGATAATAAAAAATAAAACGGTAAAAATTACTAACCCTAAAATCAGTAATTTAACCGGAAGATTTATTTTTTGCTTTCTCATAGGCTAGTTTAATCAACTTAAGGCAAAGATGCGGGAAATCTATCCCCACTATCCTGGCTGCCTTGGGCAGGAGGCTAGTCTGCGTCAGGCCGGGGATAGTGTTTATCTCCAGGATGAAGGGCATATTATCCTCACTTAAAATCATATCCACCCTGGAACAGCCGAAGCATCCTAAAAGTTTATGCGCACATAAGGCTGCCTCCTGTATTTTTTTACTGAGCGCATTCTGCAGTTTAGCGGGTATTATATATTCTGTCATACCGGCCTGATATTTGGCCTGATAATCAAAGAAGCGTTTTTTAGGGACTATTTCTATCACCGGAAGTGCCTTTTCCTCCAATATACCCACCGTCAATTCTCTCCCCTCTATATATTCCTCAATGATTACCTTTTCATCAAAACTAAAGGCCTCACCTACTGCCTTATCCAGCTGGCTCTTTGTATCGATGATAGACAGGCCGATACTGGAGCCATGCGTGGCAGGTTTCACTACTAATGGCAGGGATAAGGCCATATTATGCATCTTCCAATTTCTATTGTAAGAAAATCTATCCTCTACTTTATAGCGGGGGACATACAGGCCGTGGGCTTCAAATATCTTACGCGAAGTAATCTTATCCATTGCCAGGCAGCTAGCCATAGCCCCTGAACCGGTATAGGGAATCTTAAGGCTATCCAGGAGTTCCTGAATTTGCCCGTCTTCTCCGAAGCGGCCGTGTAAGGCGACAAAGGCCAGGCCTATCCTATAGGATTTTATCAGGCGCGTATTCTTTTTTATATTATCTGTTTTTATATCTATGGCCGCTACTTTAAACCCGAGCTTACTTAAGCTATCGCAGACTGCCTGGCCTGACTTTAGCGAAATCTCTCTTTCGGTGGACGGCCCGCCCATAAGGACGCCAATCCTGCCAAATCTATTTTGTAATTTACGGCTCAATGCCATATTTTTATCTCAGGCTTTAAAATAATATTAAATCTATCCTTTACCTTTCTTCTGGCCAAATCCATCAATTTTAAAACATCGCCTGCTTTGCCATCGCCGAGATTCAAGATAAAATTGGCGTGCTTAGAAGAGATACATGCATCTTCAACCCGCCTGCCTTTTAAGCCGCACAAATCCATTAATCTACCCGCTGAATCTCCTTCGGGGTTTCTGAAAACGCAACCTGCCGAAGGCCCTGTTAAATCCTGCGTGCCTTTACGGTAATTGATGTATTTTTTTATCCTCTCCTGAATTTTGGTTTTATTTCCCCTCGCTAACTTCAAGCGCGCGCTTAAAATAATATATTTTGCTAAGCCGGATTCCCGATAACTGAATTTTATATCTTTTTTAGGCAAGGCCTTTATGTTACCGTTGTAATCCATAACTATAACATCCTCTACTAAGTCACCGATACTTCTGGTTTTTGTTTTTCGATTTGGGATTTGGGATTTGGGATTTG
Protein-coding sequences here:
- a CDS encoding D-alanine--D-alanine ligase gives rise to the protein MALSRKLQNRFGRIGVLMGGPSTEREISLKSGQAVCDSLSKLGFKVAAIDIKTDNIKKNTRLIKSYRIGLAFVALHGRFGEDGQIQELLDSLKIPYTGSGAMASCLAMDKITSRKIFEAHGLYVPRYKVEDRFSYNRNWKMHNMALSLPLVVKPATHGSSIGLSIIDTKSQLDKAVGEAFSFDEKVIIEEYIEGRELTVGILEEKALPVIEIVPKKRFFDYQAKYQAGMTEYIIPAKLQNALSKKIQEAALCAHKLLGCFGCSRVDMILSEDNMPFILEINTIPGLTQTSLLPKAARIVGIDFPHLCLKLIKLAYEKAKNKSSG
- the murB gene encoding UDP-N-acetylmuramate dehydrogenase, whose protein sequence is MNWHRCFKGKIKSGEPLKRHTTFKIGGKARFFVEPEDTDDLKLLLSLRNKIPLYVIGKGSNILASDKGTSGIVLRLSAPAFKKLSCCGKYLEAGSGVLLTKALLFAGGHGLSGMEFLAGIPGTLGGALAMNAGISEKIPNPKSQIPNRKTKTRSIGDLVEDVIVMDYNGNIKALPKKDIKFSYRESGLAKYIILSARLKLARGNKTKIQERIKKYINYRKGTQDLTGPSAGCVFRNPEGDSAGRLMDLCGLKGRRVEDACISSKHANFILNLGDGKAGDVLKLMDLARRKVKDRFNIILKPEIKIWH